The Candidatus Ancaeobacter aquaticus genome includes a window with the following:
- a CDS encoding nucleotide sugar dehydrogenase: MSLKEKIINKKAHIAVIGLGYVGLPLAIECAKNDFIVHGIDLSKSKVDKLNKGKTYIKDITDHDVKEMIQIGRFCPTTDFSVLLKSDVVIICVPTPLRKTQDPDISHIVAAAENIAKYTKQPKLVILESTTYPGTSDEVIMPIMERNNRVLDKDYFIAFSPERIDPGNKEYTTRTIPKVIGGVSKKSTELASMLYSQIMEIVVPVSSARVAEMVKLLENTFRSVNIGLVNEIALMCNRMDINVWEVIDAAATKPFGYIPFYPGPGLGGHCLPIDPLYLSWKARLHGFETRFIHLAARVNGAMPRYVVNRTAKILNTHKKCLNGSHILILGVAYKKDVTDVRESPAIDVIGVLKQMGAKITYHDPYVPQLKIDETAMKSVKLSKKVLQKTDCVIIITNHSTFDYKFIVDNSKLIYDTRDVLKKYKNRKNITKL; this comes from the coding sequence ATGAGTTTAAAAGAAAAAATAATAAATAAGAAAGCACATATTGCGGTTATTGGGCTTGGATATGTCGGGCTTCCGCTTGCAATAGAATGCGCAAAGAACGATTTTATTGTTCACGGTATTGATTTAAGTAAAAGTAAAGTCGATAAACTTAATAAAGGTAAAACATATATTAAAGATATTACAGATCATGACGTAAAAGAAATGATACAAATCGGGCGGTTTTGTCCTACGACAGATTTTTCAGTTCTTTTAAAAAGTGATGTTGTTATTATTTGTGTGCCGACACCGCTGAGAAAAACTCAAGATCCGGATATATCGCATATTGTTGCCGCAGCTGAAAATATTGCGAAATATACAAAACAGCCAAAATTGGTAATACTTGAAAGTACGACTTATCCGGGGACAAGCGACGAAGTCATAATGCCGATAATGGAAAGAAATAATCGAGTACTCGATAAAGATTATTTTATCGCGTTTTCTCCTGAAAGAATTGATCCGGGCAATAAAGAGTATACGACACGAACGATTCCAAAAGTAATCGGCGGTGTATCAAAGAAGAGTACAGAATTAGCGTCAATGCTCTATTCACAGATTATGGAAATCGTTGTGCCTGTATCGTCCGCACGTGTCGCTGAAATGGTAAAACTGCTCGAAAACACATTTAGAAGCGTTAATATTGGACTGGTCAATGAAATAGCGCTGATGTGTAACAGAATGGATATTAATGTATGGGAAGTCATCGATGCCGCTGCGACAAAACCGTTTGGGTATATACCTTTTTATCCCGGACCGGGATTAGGCGGTCATTGTCTGCCAATAGATCCGCTGTATCTTTCCTGGAAAGCAAGGCTGCATGGTTTTGAGACGAGGTTTATCCATCTTGCCGCACGGGTAAATGGCGCTATGCCGCGCTATGTGGTGAATAGAACAGCAAAGATATTAAACACACATAAAAAATGCCTTAATGGCTCACACATATTAATACTTGGTGTCGCATATAAAAAGGATGTTACCGATGTGAGGGAATCACCGGCGATTGATGTTATTGGCGTTTTAAAGCAAATGGGTGCTAAAATAACGTATCACGATCCGTATGTCCCACAGTTAAAAATTGATGAGACTGCGATGAAATCCGTTAAACTTTCAAAAAAGGTTCTGCAGAAAACAGATTGTGTCATTATTATTACAAATCATTCTACTTTTGATTATAAGTTCATTGTAGATAACTCAAAGCTTATCTATGATACACGAGACGTTTTGAAAAAATATAAGAACAGAAAAAATATTACTAAACTATAG
- a CDS encoding UDP-glucose/GDP-mannose dehydrogenase family protein produces MEISIIGAGYVGLVTGVCFAELGHDVMLVDNNKEKIAMLKAGKSPIYEPGLEPLITKSIKNKKLHFSTSIPQAVKFAQSIFVAVNTPPRQDGTADLSFVATVSKEIALAMDGYRLIVDKSTVPVHTGEKVAETIKRYNKHKVDFDVASNPEFLREGSAIDDTLYPDRIVIGVSNKRSAKILREIYAPIKSKFVETDINSAEIIKHASNSFLALKISFSNSLAHICELAGADVEEVTHGMGLDKRIGKSFLNAGIGYGGSCFPKDVAAFIGISDKLGYDFKILKTVEDVNMDQRKSFIKKVEDTLWVLKDKTVGVLGLAFKPNTDDMRSAPSIDIIETLKAEGAKIKAYDPQATQNAKQIIKNITYCKNPYEVAKNADALLILTEWDEFKELDLDKICKQMASPIVIDGRNIFQKSEMEAKGFVYKSIGR; encoded by the coding sequence ATGGAAATTAGTATTATCGGAGCGGGATATGTTGGTTTGGTTACTGGAGTGTGTTTTGCTGAGTTGGGACATGATGTAATGCTTGTAGATAACAATAAAGAGAAAATCGCTATGCTTAAAGCTGGTAAATCACCGATATATGAGCCGGGACTTGAACCATTAATTACAAAGAGCATTAAAAATAAAAAATTACACTTTTCAACGAGTATTCCTCAGGCTGTGAAGTTTGCTCAGTCAATATTTGTGGCTGTTAATACGCCGCCGAGACAGGATGGTACCGCTGATTTGAGTTTTGTTGCGACCGTGTCAAAAGAGATTGCGCTCGCAATGGACGGGTATCGGCTTATTGTCGATAAAAGTACGGTTCCGGTTCATACCGGAGAAAAAGTAGCCGAAACAATAAAACGGTACAATAAGCATAAGGTCGATTTTGATGTCGCTTCTAATCCGGAATTTTTACGGGAAGGATCTGCTATTGATGATACGCTTTACCCTGATCGCATAGTTATCGGTGTTTCGAATAAAAGGTCTGCAAAGATCTTAAGAGAGATATATGCACCTATAAAATCTAAATTTGTTGAAACAGATATCAATAGCGCTGAGATCATTAAACACGCGTCAAATTCTTTTCTTGCACTCAAAATATCATTCTCGAATTCACTTGCACATATATGCGAGCTCGCAGGTGCTGATGTTGAAGAAGTAACTCACGGTATGGGTCTTGATAAAAGAATTGGCAAAAGCTTCCTCAACGCGGGTATCGGGTACGGAGGATCGTGTTTTCCTAAAGATGTTGCCGCATTTATCGGGATATCAGATAAATTGGGATACGACTTCAAAATATTAAAAACCGTAGAAGATGTAAATATGGATCAACGTAAATCTTTTATCAAAAAGGTAGAGGATACCTTGTGGGTGCTGAAAGATAAAACAGTCGGAGTCTTAGGTCTAGCATTTAAGCCTAATACCGATGATATGAGAAGCGCTCCCTCCATAGATATTATTGAAACCTTAAAAGCTGAAGGGGCAAAGATTAAAGCCTATGATCCTCAAGCGACACAAAATGCGAAACAAATAATTAAAAATATCACCTACTGTAAAAATCCCTACGAAGTCGCGAAAAACGCTGATGCATTATTAATTCTTACTGAATGGGATGAGTTTAAGGAATTAGATCTAGACAAAATATGTAAACAGATGGCTAGTCCTATTGTTATTGACGGTAGAAACATATTTCAGAAATCTGAAATGGAAGCAAAAGGCTTCGTCTATAAGAGTATTGGTAGATAA